The Mus caroli chromosome 15, CAROLI_EIJ_v1.1, whole genome shotgun sequence DNA segment tcagggttactactgctgtgacgAAATCCCATGGCCagaggcaacttggggaggagagggttttttCATTCATGGTTCATCAAAggcagtgaggacaggaactcaagcagggcagagacctggaggcaggagctgatgcagaggccgtggagggatgctgctcactggcttgctcatcatggttggctcagcctgctttcttacagaacccaggaccaccagcccagggatggcccctcTCACAAAGGGTCAGGTCCACCTCCattcaccaattaagaaaataccctgcaGGCTTGTCTACAGCCCGTTCCTATGGAGACATACcttcagttgaggctccctcttttccagcttgggtcaagttgacataagctGGCCAGAACACTGTACAagctgaggacctgagtgtgaaccccagaacccacattctGGGCATGGTGCACACACTTACAATCCctcactagggaggcagagacagtgatgAGCTCTTGGGCTCACCGGATAACCAATGTAGCCTAATTGATGggttccaagccaatgagagaacctatctcaaaaaacaagatggagccaggcagtggtggcacacgcctttaatcccagcacttgggaggcagaggcaggcgaatttctgagttcaaggccagtgtggtctacagagtgagttccaggacagccagggctacacagagaaaccctgtcttgaaaagcaaaaaaaaaaaaaaaaacaaaaaaaaacccaacccaagaTGGATAATACCTaagaaatgacacccaaggttgacctctgaccttgacATGtaagtacatacacatgtgcacatgcacatgtacacacacgtgtgaTGAGAAGAGAGTGGGTGGAGATTGTTGAGGTGGACAGTAACTGAGGCAGTGGTCACAGGTGCTGGCTACTGAGAAGGCACTGTGGGAAAGTGTCTCACTGGGTCCTTACAGTGGCACCAGAATGGAGTTGTCTTATTGTCTTCACTGCATGGGTTGTTTATGTGGGAAGTAAAAGAAGCCGAGCTCAGGCTAGCCCCCAATAGagctcaggctagccccaaaGTTCCTATTTTCTTCAACCTAAAAACCCAGCAGGTTGGGGTTCTGGCCGGTCAGGAGAGAAGTGTGAGCCTATTGGCTGTCCTCAGGGCATGCCATTGCCTCCTAGAATGGTGTCCCAAGCACTGTGTACGTGCCTTGGTTCCAGGTAGGTGTGACTAGCTTCTGATACCACAAAAGAGgttaaacaacagcaacaaccaccaccaccaccacccaggaaGCTAGTCCAGAGCACAGCTGGCCACACCCTGGTTTCTGAGGTTGATGATTACGAACACAAGGCAGACGACCCCACTTTGCCTATATCACCCTGTAAGGACAAAGTATGTTGGTACATGGGACACTGAGTCATGGGGAATTTTCCCAAGAGTCCCTAAGCTAGAGTGTCTGAGGTGAGTCTGCACAAGGACTTGGCTTTTGAGAGTCACTGCCTATACTCACCTTCTGAAGTATACCTCGTGTGACACTGGTTTCCATGCTTCCcacttctgcctgcctgcctgcctgccttccttccttccttccttccttccttccttcctttcttttcttgcttttttttttttttttaagacttaatgTCAGAGCACAATGCTGCtcccagtactctggagacagaagcaggcagatctctgtaaattcaaggccagcctggtctacatagcaagttccaggacagccagggctacataataaggccctgtctcaaacaaacaaaaaagacttatttctgtgtgcatgttttgcctgtatatgtatattcaagGAGAGGGCCTTTCCTGGNNNNNNNNNNNNNNNNNNNNNNNNNNNNNNNNNNNNNNNNNNNNNNNNNNNNNgagacagggtttctctgtgtagtcgtggctgtcctggaactcactctgtagcccaggctggcctcgaactcagaaatccacctgcctctgcctcctgagtgctgggattaaaggcatgcgccaccaagcccggctggcttttttttcatgtgttttgcctggagatgtgtgtgtgtgtgtatcacatgttTGACTGGCATCCACGGAGATTCAAAGAGGGTGTTGAATTCTccagaactggaattgcagacagttgtgagccatcacgtgggtgctaggaattgaacccaggttctctaggagtgcagtcagcgctcttaaccactgagtcacctctccagccccaatttttattttattatttcgtGTGCATGTATAGCTGTGCACCATGCGCATGCAATGCCCTGGAGGGCAGAAGTTGTTGAAGCCCCTGTAACTGAAGTTATGGGTAGAAATGTGtactaccatgtgggtgcagggattggaacctgggtcttctgcatgAACAGCAAGGGCttttaaccactgcaccatctctccagcccttctcttcTGGCTTAAAACCTTCAGGGGAGAGATTTTTGAGTTCTGAAGCTGAAGTCTCAATACACTTCCCTAGTTAAAAGCTTTGGGTGTTCATCTTGTCTCCTTGGCCCTTAAAAGGCAGAAGGTAGGGATGATGTAGAGAGAACACCTCTCGCTGCTggcctttctgtctcctcttccttccattgCCTTCCTTGgactctccctgcctccttcacCCCTAGCCCCCGCCTCTGCCTCTACCCCCGAGTCACTCCTTAGTTTTAAGACGGGTGATCTATGTAAGCTGAGTCAcaggaatggaaaaagaaaggggagCCAGATGTCCACTTCACCTCTACCTTTGCCTCCAACCCCTGCCTGCATGCCCCCTGCTTTGAAACCCTTCTGATATACATCTTTTAGTTCAAAATCTTGGGGCACCAAGCAGTAGCCACCCTGGGCAGCCCACTTTGGTCTCCAAGGCAAGCTCTATCATGGAGATGGGGGATGAGAAACAAAGAACAGGATGTTCTGAGGAGTCCGAGCATCCGCAGAGTAATTAGGACAGGAAGCCAAAGGGTAACGAGTCCCCGGGGGGCGTCTCACTCCCTGTTCGTAGATTTGGAAATCTGGTGGAGAATATTTGAGAGCTGCATATGCACACGCTGAAAAAGTGAATCCTTGAACAGGAAAGCAAAGATCTGCTTTGTTTTAGCCATAGGAAGGGATAATGCAAAAGCCATTTTTATCTGAGGAACCAGTCTTGCAGACAAAACCGATTAACATCTTAAATATAGAGATACAGAAAGATAGTCCTATACCATTTCCTAAATGTAGAGGACACCTTGTCAATGAATTCACACATAGTAAAACTAGAAAAATACTGGAACCACTGAGGCCTGCGGATGCCCCTCAGGTCATGTGCTGGCCACGGATAAGCCTGCCCACGGAGCACACGATCTCAGCATTACTGTGCTCTCTATGCTTCTGTTTGGAACATGTCATTGTTTGATTGCAAGGATTCTGTGCATTCTACTCGGCCCATTGAACAACGTCTGCACGGtaagaggagggaagggttgtGCCTGACCCCAGTAATCACATCCTGTGTTCCTCTCTCAGGAATGTTCCTGGCTGATATCATTGAGAAGTACTTCGTCTCCCCGACCCTATTCCGTGTCATCCGATTGGCCCGCATCGGGCGCATCTTGCGTCTGATCAAGGGCGCCAAAGGGATCCGCACCCTGCTCTTTGCCTTAATGATGTCGCTGCCCGCCCTGTTCAACATTggcctcctgctcttcctggtcatgttcatcttctccatctttgGGATGTCCAACTTCGCGTACGTGAAGCACGAGGCCGGCATTGATGACATGTTCAACTTCGAGACATTTGGCAACAGCATGATCTGCTTATTCCAGATCACGACCTCTGCTGGTTGGGACGGCCTACTGCTGCCAATCCTGAACCGCCCCCCTGACTGCAGCTTGGACAAGGAGCACCCAGGAAGTGGCTTCAAAGGGGACTGCGGGAACCCCTCCGTGGGCATCTTCTTCTTCGTCAGCTACATCATCATCTCCTTCCTCATCGTGGTGAACATGTACATTGCCATCATCCTGGAGAACTTCAGCGTGGCCACAGAGGAAAGCGCCGATCCTCTGAGCGAGGACGACTTCGAGACTTTCTATGAGATCTGGGAGAAGTTTGATCCTGATGCCACCCAGTTCATCGAGTACTGTAAACTGGCCGACTTTGCCGACGCCCTGGAGCATCCGCTCCGAGTACCCAAGCCCAACACCATTGAGCTCATCGCCATGGACCTGCCCATGGTGAGCGGAGATCGAATCCACTGCTTGGACATCCTTTTCGCCTTCACCAAGCGAGTCCTGGGAGACAGTGGGGAGTTGGACATCCTGCGGCAGCAGATGGAGGAGCGGTTTGTGGCGTCCAATCCTTCCAAAGTGTCTTACGAGCCTATCACCACCACTCTGCGGCGCAAGCAGGAGGAGGTGTCTGCAGTGGTCTTGCAGCGTGCCTACAGGGGACACTTGGCTAGGCGGGGCTTCATCTGCAGAAAGATCACTTCCAACAAGCTGGAGAATGGAGGCACCCACCGGGAGAAGAAGGAGAGCACCCCGTccacagcctccctcccctcttatGACAGCGTGACAAAGCCCGACAAGGAGAAGCAGCAGcgggcagaggaaggcaggagggaaagAGCCAAGAGGCAAAAAGAAGTCAGGGAGTCCAAGTGctagaggagggggaaagggaagcttACGCTGGCTGAACACGGGCAAGTGAAAGCTTGTTTACAAACTTCCGAATCTCACGGACACAGAGCAGCTGCGGAGATGCTGTACTGGAAGACCTATACCAAACATAGTCTGCTTACACGTGACATGGTTGCATCCTGAGCGGTGACCTGCTGGGGACAAAGGACCCTGCTCCCTGGACTCACAGATTTTTTCTATCGCTTGGGCAGACGTTACTGCATGTTCCACACTCGGTCAATGCAACTTAGGAGTAAACTTAACAGGATACAAACAGAGGCGGCTGCCGGGACCAGCAGATCGCCGCTGCAGCCAAatggattctatttttttttctttcattttgttgattctcagaagcagaaagcatcactttaaaagtttgtttgttcATGCAAACAATATTTGCATTCTTACATTAGTTAAGCTAAGCagcaaaaagaaacacacacacatacagacacacaaagacgcacacagacacacacacacacacattcagcctATGTCACTAATCGTCTGTTTCTTTAACATAACAGCATCTTCTCCACGTGGGTGGCACACGGTCTGGAGACGGTGGGGGAACAATCAGGGTTTCAGGCTGAGGAGGACTTGCTCAGGCCAATTCCAAATCTTGTGCTCGTTCAATGCGTAGAAATGACTTGCATGATGGCATGCTGTGTTCAGAAGTCATGCATGAGATCCATACACCAACAGACACTAGCAATCCTGTCCCTCGCATTGGCTCAGCCTTCGGACAGGACCCAGCCCTGCACCGTTCACTGTATTTGGAGAAATGGTAAGAGTTCCATACCGGCTGCAATCCTCTCAGTGTACGAGTCTTTCATACACCTCTGGGTAGGGAGACACAATTAACCAATTGACCACTACCAACAAAAACGACCCAACCAAACAAGCAGATGGATCCGCTGCATATACATGTTTGACAGACATCTCTGACATACAGCCATTGTCGCACATTTTGCTGCTCTGTCCAATACATGGGGAGACTCTGGCCCCGAATGGCTTGTACTATTAATGTCACTGTAAAACCAAATCctagggctaaaaaaaaaaaaaaaaaagaaaagaaaaaaaagaaaaaaaaagaaaaatactaataGAAAAAAGAGTTCATTTGTATCTTGCAATATCCTGATGATTGTTTAGCCTTCATCCTGGAGAACTGACCCTGGGGTAGAGATAAAAGTGCTATTTATTGTAGCATGTTACCTCTAGGGGGCCTTTGGGGGACTTACAGAAACCTTGTGGGGGGTTTGGGGTGCTTACTGCATTCAGTGTcatgtctgtctgcttttctCCAGGCTCAGGTAGATACGGAAAGGGGTTCAGATATTCTGAACTGCCCTGTCCTGCAGAGGGGTTGTCACAAGCTCCTGGCTGCACGGTTCTTCCTACTTCTGCCATATCCCTCCAGCCAGCAGGGCTCCCCTTCCCAGCCGCTCAGGGCTGGCGAGGACACCCGTGTTGGCTGGGATATGGCTGTAGGCTCTTCCATGTGTAGAATAACGGTCTCTAGCAGGACCTGATGGAAAGACGGAGCTGCCTCTGGACGGAGCCCACTTGGTCTTGTTTCTACGACGGCTTTTGTGAGAAAGGGACTCAGTAGTAATTCTTTAGGGTGTCACAGCTTCCCCCTGGCCTTTCCTTTCAGCTCACCTTGCTTTCTGCTTAGTGGCCTGCCCGCTGTTGTTCGGGGACGGCTTCTAGAGGGGCATCATATcttccatcccatcccccactttACAGAAGACAGTTCTTAGCCCAGGGTGTCTCGGCTGACCACAAGGTCTCAAAGCCAAGATGCTGCACTTGAATGCCAGAAAGTCTCTCTGAGCCAAATCAACACAAACCCTTCCTGAGCATAGTGTGGAGGGAAGCGAGGGGCCCATCCGTAGACACGTCAGACGCACCAGTCCGCCTTGCAGTAGAAGCACTTTGGATGTAATCTCACAGTCCACCTGACTAGTTTTGCATAGAACAAACCACAGCCAGTCAGTGAGCAGAGCTTTCTATCTTCTTGGACCGGTAGACACTGTCCAACTCTCCCAGCTCAGAGAGAGTGTCTGTGTCACCACAGCTAGGACAATTCTAGAGCGCCACCTGCAGGCAACATCGCAAACAGCACAAAACAGGAGCTGACCTGTGGTTATTCTTTTTAAGAGAATTATAAATActgtaatatataattttattttattggcatGCCTTTTTGTAAATACAAATTACTAACTTATTAAATAGGAAATGGCTTCTGGCTTACGCCATTGtcatggttatttttatttttttatactttcctttcttcttagaaTTTAGAAGCTGTCAGCCAATGTATACCCctaaccagacagacagacaaaaaatttTTTATTGCTAATGGTCttttccaaaacaacaaaaaatatatatatttttgttccaATGTGCAATAAATTCTAACCACTTCTATGCAAGATTTGGCTAAACTCAATCATTGTTCTTAGATCTTGAGATGGGCAACAGCTATTTGATCCTGCTAGGAACACCAAGCGCCATGCTAGTAATGTTCAGCTATTAGATCTGACCCTCTTCCCCCAGCTCCTGACCCAGCCCAGCaggctgtgcctcagtttctcacacCCTCCAACAGCCTCGCAGGGAAGAAGCCACCTCCGACTCCGCTTGCTCTAACTTTCACTCTGATCAGACCTCTCCCAGCAATGCCCCTcaccttccatctctccacccagccaCTCTCTGCCTGCCTCGCTCTCTCTGTCCCGCTCCATGATCCTTTCTTGTGAACCACACCATCACCAGCAGTTCACACCCGCAGTTAACAGGCATCGAACCTTAAAGAATCAGCTACAGcagtttttggttggtttggttttgttttgcgtCCTCATTGCGTGAGCAAGTGGCAGGGCTTTGCCAAATATTCATGAAGCCTGTCAAAGAGCGGCAGCAGCCAGTACcactgcacatatatatatagatatataaatataatataaatatttatttttttgtagccGGGTCCTTGGTGCAGTATTTATATTCCACGAtcctcctttaaaaataataataataataataaaaaggacaaaaaagcaaaaagtcaTGTGATGCTGTTCATTTAAAACGCAGAGCCAAAGCCCCTGAGCAGTAGTCGCCATGACTACTGGTTGTGTGAaaacacttccttcttccttaactTCCCTGTGGCTTAGGGTGAGAGGCTGGGAGTCACAGGGCAGAGGGTGGGAGCAGGAAAGCCGAGTCGGAGTGATCTGCTCTCACCATCTGGAAATGAGCCACTTGGGCATCTGAAGCTTCGCACAGAGACACAAGCTCCCCCTCAGGGCCCCTGAAGCAACATAGAGTGCCCAACGGGCTTCTCTCATCACCACAACCCACGTAAACTGTAAGAGTCCCATAGTGTGCTAGTGAGTGCATGGAGCCTGACGCCGCCCTAAACGACACCAGACACCTGATCTTTAGAAAAGTAAATCACTATTAGCcgaaaggaaacaaaatttacaaaacaaacaaacaaaaaatatggcCCTTTTTTACCACACAAGGGAAGCCTGtcttgctgtgtgtctgtgtttgactTTTCAGTTGTTGAGGTCTGGGAACTGGGACCCTGGAGctttggggaaggagaaaggaaaacagagccccccaccccaattCTAAGTAGGTACTGCAGAGAAAAGCCAGGTCCTGACCCCCCAGGTCCCTGCTTACTGATTGCATGTGGCATTACCCCTTAGACTGGACCCCCCTCCCTCACCGTTCCCACCCAGCAGAGCCCCCCAGAGATGACTTCAACCAACCTAGCTGGTCTGGCCTTACTTCTGCCTTGTTCGTGGTTatgatttaagaaagaaagaaaaaaaaaaaacctctcctgacccccaccccccaaggctAGCGCAAGCACGCTGCCCGGCAGCTTCCAGTCCACCAGCTCGTGCTGGCCCTGCCTTCCATCCACTCCCATTATCAGACCGGCAGACGGGCTGTCCCCTTCACATTTGTGCAGGGGAGGGGCCACCCCTCGGGGACATCCCTCTCCAGGCCATGTCTCCTGGTCTAGGAACACTCAGGAGGATCTTGAAGTGCCCACTCTAGTCCACTCTAGTAGCTGAACTGGAGAGAGTCGGCTGGTAGGTCAGTCCCTGTCCTTGTccctcagctccagcctccaggccTTCTGTGGAGGTGAAATTGCCATGGGTCAGGACGTGGTGACCTGAACCCTGGGCATCTTCTGGAACgatgcctctttcttttctcagatgTTGCCCAAAGTTTTGCAAAAAGCTTCGTTCATTTTCAGGTACTCCCCCGCCCCCTAAAGAATTAGCTGCTGTCAGTCAGCCAGGGGGTCAGGAGAAGAGGAAGTCTGGGTTCAGAGGTCAAGACTTGCACCCCGGCCTGTGCTTCTTGCCTCTTCTCAAGACTGCCAAGATTTCCTCCATTAAAACACTCCTGAGGCACCCCTGCCCCTGACCCCACTGCTGTTTGCTGTACATAGAGGCTAAGTGGGGTGAAGTGGGCAGgcgtgcacatgtatgtgtgtgtgtgtgtgaagaatgtACATAGGTAAAGGGGAGCGTGGTCCAGTGGTTCCAGAAGAGGGACAGAACTGTGTTCCATCCCTAGCTTGACCACTGGCTcgctgtgtggccttgggcaagtcacttaacctctctgtgcctcagtttccccatctgtaaaatgggggtaATAATACTGACCTACCTCACAGGGGTGTTGTGAGGCTTTAACTAGATGTTTTGTAAAGCGTtctgagatacagagacaaaggcGCCAGGGAAGGGCAAAGTATTCTTTGGACTTGAGGAAGAGGAACTAGTACCATAAACGCTGCTATTCTGAGAGCCATTTTAAACTGCACTGCTCCACCCCCCCGCTTCTCATCACCAGGACAGCAGGTGGAGAAATGTCTTTCCTTGCACTTGCTTCTGGGGTTTGTGATTCTTCTGATTTTTCCCCTTGCTGTATCTCCTTCCTTACCCCTCCACTCGTTCCCTGTTCTGTTACTGCGGAAATGGCAGAAATGCTTGAGAAATGAGAATGTATAAGTGGATTGGAAGTTTATAGTCTGGATTTTCAATTTTACTTTGTACTGTACATCTTTTTACTTTAGAATTTGCAATAAAGGGTTACGTCAATCTTGTTTTCAACTCTCCTCTTGGAATGGCCTGTCATTCAgtcatggctctctctctctccaggcccctAACTCTAGGATTCCCTGGCAACAGACACTCCGGGGTTTGCTTTCCAGGTGGGGCTGACTCGTCCCTCAGAGGTGGGTGGGACAGTGGCTAGTAAGCTTTGCCCGAATGACTGAGTGGTGctacgcgcgcgcgcgcgcggccTTGCAAGTCACACAGCTCCGGTTCAAGAGGCCAACTGTGCCTCTAAGGAGTAGGGAGCAGTTTCCTGGCACGCAGCAGACAAACGAGAGTATCCAAAAGCAGGGGCACGCGGGCGCTGGGCAACGCTGGGGACCTCGGGCCGGCTCCCGCGCCCCCACTTCCATCCAAGCAGCCACAGACTGCTCCCTCCTCCGCTTTAGGAAACTTTATAGCGGCGCGCCGCCGTCAAGCGGTTCACGGCGACGGGCAGAGGGGCAAGGGAGGCTGCGGCGCCCAGGACCGAGGCAGGAGCGGCTCCGTTTCCCAGCTGCAGGGCGTCCGAGCCGGCCTGGGCCGGGAGGCGGCGGCCTGGCCGCGGGCACGAGGCCACGCCGGGTCGCCGTCGCGGTTGTCGCCGGTGATCCACAGCGTGAGCACGGTGATCAGCGCCCCGGTGCATAGCGCTCCCAGGAAGCCGGCAAGGAGGCCGAGCGCCAGCGGCCCCACCCAGGCTGAGAGGCTGCGCGTGTACGGGGGCTGCGGCAGGCGCTCCATGATCAGATCCAGCTTGTCCCAGTCAGGCGCGGGGGCGGCGGCGCGGCGAGCACGCGGAGCCGGGGCAGGGACTGTGGCGGGACCTTGGCGGGAATTGGGGGCGGGACCGGGGGCGGGACCTGGGACGGGACCCGGGACGGGGGCGGGGACCGGGACCGGGACGGGGGCGGGGACCGGGACCGGCGCCCGGGCTGGGGCCAGGAGTTGCTGCAGGTAATTCGCGCCGGTCCTCCGCAGCTGCAGCGTCGCCTGCTGGTGGAGGTTCTTGGCCAGCTCCCGTGCCACATCCGGGCGGCCACTGCGCCGTAGGGCTCGGGCCACGCGGTCCCACGACAGGGACGGAGCCTGAGCGGCCAACCAGGTTGCCAGCGCCTCGCGGCAGCGGTCAGAAACCTCACTGGACTCGGACGTGCCCTCCCTCTCCTCCGAAGCCTGCGCGGTTGTGGCCCGCTGCGGCTCTCCCACCGAGTCCTGCGCCCTGAGCGAGGGTGTGGGTGGCTCGGGCGTTGCCCGCCGGTCCGCAGATAGCCGGACCAGCTCCGCTGCCGCTCGCCGCTGTTGTCCCACCGAGTCCTGTGCCCCAAGCCGGGGTGCGGGTGGCTCGGGCGTCGCCAGCAAGTCCTCAGATAACCGGGCCAGCTCCTGGTCCATGTCGGGCTCGGGTACCTCAAGGAGTGAACGAAAGTGGTTGCACTCCTCGGGGGTCAGCAGTTCCGCCAGGCGGACTGCTGCGTGGGGGCCCATGGCGTCCAGCGCGCTCGTGAGGGGCAGCAACCCATTACAGAGGGCCAGGATCAGCGCCCACACCATGGCTCGGCCTGAGGGAGGGGCTCCGAATGCCGAGGCTCTGTTGCAAGACTGGAGATTGTGGCGTAGAGGCGAGGAACTTTCGTGGAAAGCTGAACGCTCTAGGCAGAGACAACTCAGCtaccaggggtgggggtgggacacaGATCTGACCATTCAGGGTCCAGAGGAACAAGGTTCCCAGcagccctccttcccccacccccgcagctccccattcccacccccctCCACCTCATGGAGGGCAGGAACTAGTGACCCAACCCACAGCAATGGCTGTGGAACTGGGTAGGAATCTGGACCTTATATTGAAGTGCCCACTCTAACCCCACTGATACCCCAACCTTTTATAATTCATTTACCACCCTTCGCCCTCTAACAGAAGCCCTGGACCCTCTGCTCACTATCAGCGTCCATATTCAGCCAAGGTCTCCCGTGCCTGGTTGTTAGCCTGCTAGCACGTACGGCTGCTAGTCTAAACCCTCATCTTAAGTCTGAGCAAATTCCCAGTTCCCCCCATCCATACACTGGGCTCACACTATCTCACATCATTTCCCAAGGTGGCTTGACTGTGGGCCCTACTGTCTCATCCCTTCTGGGAGCCACACACAAGCAcaatcaacacacacataccccaggCCCCCTCTCACACCCAACACACTGCTGTTAGATCTTTTTACTGCCCTGTCCATGAGAAGGAAGTCTCCACATTGCCCCAACAGTGACCAGTACCTAAGTCTCAGGAAAGGCCCGTTGACTGCCTGTGTGAATTTTTGTGAACCAGTCCCCTATCCACAGCTACCTACACACCTGTAAGCCGAGGCTTCATTGTAGTGTACCAGGCCTTAAGGGTAGCGTAGTCTCGCCTGACTCCTCTAACCTCAGGTCTCCACAATCCTGCCTCCACTTTATGCTCTTGTGACAAATATGAATGGTGCCAAGAAtactctctccagcctccacgtTTTGCTGGCCTCTAGCCCTCCTACCTGGGAAGGTTCCTAACTTGTCATTTGTGACtactccccccttcccctccccactctgtgTGGTGTGGAGCCCTTGTGTGTGCATCAGTACAGGCCTGAGGCAAACCTGCTCTATCCCTTCCCTCCCTACTAAAAGTCAGACTCTCTCAGTTGAATCCAGAGTTCACTGATAGGGTTAGCCCAGCTAGCCATCTTACGCTGAGGGAGCACCTAGTTCTGCCTTCCAAAGGGCTGGA contains these protein-coding regions:
- the LOC115029395 gene encoding uncharacterized protein C12orf81-like, which gives rise to MVWALILALCNGLLPLTSALDAMGPHAAVRLAELLTPEECNHFRSLLEVPEPDMDQELARLSEDLLATPEPPAPRLGAQDSVGQQRRAAAELVRLSADRRATPEPPTPSLRAQDSVGEPQRATTAQASEEREGTSESSEVSDRCREALATWLAAQAPSLSWDRVARALRRSGRPDVARELAKNLHQQATLQLRRTGANYLQQLLAPARAPVPVPAPVPVPVPAPVPGPVPGPAPGPAPNSRQGPATVPAPAPRARRAAAPAPDWDKLDLIMERLPQPPYTRSLSAWVGPLALGLLAGFLGALCTGALITVLTLWITGDNRDGDPAWPRARGQAAASRPRPARTPCSWETEPLLPRSWAPQPPLPLCPSP